The Vigna unguiculata cultivar IT97K-499-35 chromosome 6, ASM411807v1, whole genome shotgun sequence genome contains a region encoding:
- the LOC114186971 gene encoding ATP synthase delta chain, chloroplastic, with the protein MDTLSTSVSTLKVHPFPSSPTLTNRDFSPFKATPSRPQQPHHVFSTSTPTFLPKTRSFSHKSSPSLPVSLSPLKPRASSSICNSNPATGYAAALVDVAQNSHSLHSVHRDVERLLKLLQSVKSESPAVEEGNFHRHVVALLKMLMKRNKVGIVKEVLQEFERIYDELCGTQMVLVSSKNKMGEDELFGIAKSVHQLSGAVRVKVRNFVQEGVPSFAV; encoded by the coding sequence ATGGATACTCTCTCAACCTCGGTTTCAACCCTTAAAGTTCATCCTTTTCCATCTTCACCAACCCTAACAAATCGCGATTTTTCCCCCTTCAAAGCAACCCCTTCACGACCACAACAACCCCATCATGTTTTCTCCACTTCCACACCCACTTTTCTCCCCAAAACCAGATCTTTCTCCCACAAATCTTCCCCTTCGCTTCCTGTCTCTCTCTCACCCCTCAAACCCAGAGCGTCATCTTCCATATGCAACTCAAATCCCGCTACTGGGTATGCAGCAGCTCTCGTGGACGTGGCCCAAAATAGTCATTCCCTGCACTCTGTTCACAGGGATGTTGAGAGGCTCTTGAAACTGCTGCAAAGTGTGAAGTCCGAGTCACCCGCGGTTGAGGAGGGAAACTTTCACAGGCACGTGGTGGCGTTGCTGAAGATGCTAATGAAGAGGAACAAGGTGGGGATTGTGAAGGAGGTGTTGCAAGAGTTCGAGAGGATCTACGACGAGCTCTGTGGAACTCAAATGGTACTGGTTTCGTCGAAGAATAAGATGGGGGAAGATGAGCTTTTTGGGATTGCTAAAAGCGTGCACCAGTTGAGTGGGGCGGTGAGAGTGAAGGTCAGAAACTTTGTTCAGGAGGGTGTGCCCTCTTTTGCTGTCTGA